In a genomic window of Nostoc sp. UHCC 0870:
- a CDS encoding aldehyde dehydrogenase, whose translation MITSAKSTIPEILRKQKDFFQTGQTKNVTFRLEQLKKLKDLVINHEKSIIQALKADLHKPEFETYATEIGVIKEINYAIKHLKTWAKPKKAAVPTDFFNYSAQIYPEPLGIILIISPWNYPFQLMISPLVGAIAAGNCTIIKPSELAPHTSNLLAEIISNAFPQEYITVVEGGVETSQQLLQEKFNHIFFTGGTSVGRIVMEAAAKHLTPVTLELGGKSPCIVDTDINIEHTARRIIWGKFINAGQTCIAPDYLLVNQKIKQDLITALQKTIKEFYGDEPASSPDYARIISPRHFARLAEFLKNGEIISGGDSNPEELYISPTLIDHVSLTDPVMQEEIFGPILPVLEYTDITEAIALINSQPKPLALYLFSQNKKLQAQILQETSSGGVCINDTVMQVGVSSLPFGGVGDSGIGSYHGKASFDTFSHYKSVLKNSFWLDLNWRYAPYKGKLSLLKLIIR comes from the coding sequence ATGATTACATCTGCAAAATCGACAATTCCAGAAATTTTACGCAAGCAAAAAGATTTTTTTCAGACTGGTCAAACCAAAAATGTTACTTTTCGTCTGGAACAACTCAAGAAACTCAAAGATTTAGTAATTAATCATGAAAAATCAATTATTCAGGCATTAAAAGCCGATTTACACAAACCAGAATTTGAAACTTACGCTACAGAAATCGGTGTAATTAAAGAAATCAATTATGCCATTAAACATCTCAAAACTTGGGCTAAACCCAAAAAAGCAGCAGTTCCTACCGATTTTTTTAATTACTCAGCACAAATTTATCCAGAACCCCTAGGAATTATTTTAATCATAAGTCCTTGGAATTATCCCTTCCAATTAATGATTTCACCCTTGGTAGGTGCGATCGCTGCTGGTAATTGTACTATTATAAAACCTTCAGAACTTGCTCCCCATACTTCCAATTTATTAGCAGAAATTATTAGTAATGCCTTCCCACAAGAATATATTACCGTAGTAGAAGGTGGTGTAGAAACCAGCCAGCAACTACTACAAGAAAAATTTAATCATATCTTCTTTACTGGTGGGACATCTGTAGGAAGAATTGTCATGGAGGCAGCAGCCAAACATTTAACACCAGTTACACTAGAATTAGGTGGTAAAAGTCCATGTATTGTAGATACAGATATTAATATAGAACATACAGCTAGACGGATTATTTGGGGCAAATTTATCAATGCTGGACAAACTTGTATTGCACCTGATTATCTTTTAGTTAATCAAAAAATCAAACAAGATTTAATAACAGCACTCCAAAAAACTATCAAAGAATTTTACGGCGACGAGCCAGCAAGCAGTCCCGATTATGCTAGGATAATCAGCCCAAGACATTTTGCACGACTAGCCGAGTTTCTCAAAAATGGTGAAATAATTAGTGGCGGAGACAGTAACCCCGAAGAACTTTATATTTCACCCACATTAATCGATCATGTGTCCTTAACAGATCCTGTCATGCAGGAAGAGATTTTTGGGCCGATTTTACCTGTCTTAGAATATACAGATATTACAGAAGCGATCGCCTTAATTAATTCTCAACCAAAACCCCTAGCTTTATACCTATTTTCCCAAAACAAAAAATTGCAAGCACAAATCTTGCAAGAAACTTCTTCCGGTGGCGTATGTATCAACGACACAGTAATGCAAGTAGGCGTTTCATCGTTACCATTTGGTGGTGTAGGAGATAGCGGTATTGGTAGCTATCACGGTAAAGCCAGTTTTGACACCTTTTCACATTACAAAAGTGTCTTAAAAAACTCCTTCTGGCTAGACTTAAATTGGCGATACGCTCCCTATAAAGGAAAATTATCTCTTCTCAAGCTAATTATTCGTTAA
- a CDS encoding hybrid sensor histidine kinase/response regulator, which translates to MSSQTSHSGNILVVDDSPDNVFLIKTILEEEGYIINTAENGFSALAQLQALPCDLVLLDLMMPGMDGYEVTRRIRGEMQLQQYIPILLITAHDTPNVARGLDLGADDFIRKPVTVDELLARVRSLLRLKRSMDERDEIARQREDFVSRLTHDLRTPLVAADRMLTLFQQGALGTLSPQMQEAIVIMARSNINLLSMVNTLLEVYRFEAGRKTLAFQPVDLSQLLQEVVGELTPLAQPKGLIINLDFDYTADSSTVSGDRLELHRLFTNLISNAIKFTESGSVNIRLKNQISSQSPPTAKITDYITVEIADTGRGIPAAEQATLFERFRQGSHKISGSGLGLYLSRRIVEAHHGSIVVNSELGKGSIFIVSLPIKQ; encoded by the coding sequence ATGAGTTCACAAACTTCTCACTCTGGCAACATTCTAGTTGTTGATGACTCTCCTGATAATGTGTTTTTAATTAAAACCATTTTGGAGGAAGAAGGCTATATAATTAATACCGCCGAAAATGGCTTTTCAGCATTAGCACAACTGCAAGCATTACCTTGTGATTTAGTCCTGTTAGACTTAATGATGCCAGGAATGGATGGTTATGAAGTCACTAGGCGCATTCGGGGGGAAATGCAGTTACAACAATACATTCCCATACTATTAATTACAGCCCATGATACGCCGAATGTGGCGCGAGGATTAGATTTAGGTGCTGATGATTTTATCCGCAAACCTGTCACAGTCGATGAGTTATTAGCCAGAGTGCGATCGCTGTTACGGTTAAAGCGTAGCATGGATGAACGGGATGAAATAGCCCGCCAGAGGGAAGATTTTGTCTCTCGGCTGACCCATGATTTGCGTACCCCCCTAGTGGCGGCTGATAGGATGCTGACACTGTTTCAACAGGGTGCATTAGGTACATTATCACCCCAAATGCAGGAAGCGATCGTCATTATGGCGCGTAGTAATATCAACCTGCTATCGATGGTAAATACTTTATTAGAAGTGTATCGCTTTGAAGCAGGACGGAAAACTCTAGCTTTTCAGCCAGTGGATTTGAGTCAATTACTTCAAGAAGTAGTGGGAGAACTCACACCTTTAGCCCAACCCAAAGGCTTGATAATTAATCTAGACTTTGATTATACAGCCGACTCCAGCACCGTCTCAGGCGATCGCTTGGAACTTCATCGTCTATTTACTAACCTTATCAGTAACGCCATTAAATTTACTGAATCTGGTTCAGTGAATATCCGCCTAAAAAATCAAATTTCGAGTCAAAGTCCACCCACGGCTAAAATCACCGATTATATAACCGTAGAAATAGCCGATACAGGCCGAGGTATTCCAGCCGCAGAACAAGCCACCCTATTTGAAAGGTTTCGTCAAGGTAGCCATAAAATTTCCGGTAGTGGTTTGGGTTTGTACCTTTCCCGACGAATTGTCGAGGCTCATCACGGTAGTATTGTTGTCAATTCTGAGTTAGGTAAAGGTAGTATCTTTATTGTGAGTTTACCTATTAAACAGTAA
- a CDS encoding DUF790 family protein, protein MLPTDLLSHRLNGEEIIPKRLKIDNKNLELANELINCFQSTLGKTQGELERQLLGLEGDATDYRVKRGLAYIIKSNFCTFEVVSPLEPPMLRERVFALAAKSAPSRESTQITLVKIADELSQELEREVLPEQVRDGIYADLVENKILTNLDTPTGVDLINRYNLSQVQGIFYKASKLILNAHRNVPGEYKLLFRYLKLFQLMAYIEGDADHGFTITVDGPTSLFTPSTRYGLAIAKLIPALLHVTKWSLAATLQTRDAYTDTWRTGRFTLNSECGLVSHYSKGKPYDSMLEASFADKWDALKTDWILEREVDLIPIPGSVMIPDFRLVHPDGREFLLEIVGYWRPEYLQKKFYQVRRSGCDNLILAISERLNLEKAGIKLDDVPARIVWFKDKLLPKSVLSVIE, encoded by the coding sequence ATGCTACCAACAGACCTACTAAGCCATCGCCTAAACGGAGAAGAAATAATTCCCAAGAGACTGAAGATAGATAATAAAAATTTAGAGTTAGCAAATGAATTAATTAATTGTTTTCAGTCAACATTAGGTAAAACTCAAGGTGAACTTGAGCGTCAACTTTTAGGGTTAGAAGGTGATGCTACTGATTATCGAGTCAAACGAGGGTTAGCTTACATTATTAAAAGCAATTTTTGCACCTTTGAAGTAGTCAGTCCCCTAGAACCACCAATGTTAAGAGAACGGGTGTTTGCTTTGGCTGCAAAATCTGCGCCTAGTCGCGAATCAACCCAAATCACTTTAGTGAAAATTGCTGATGAATTAAGTCAAGAATTAGAACGAGAGGTATTACCTGAGCAAGTGCGTGATGGTATCTATGCTGATTTGGTGGAAAATAAAATTTTAACCAACTTGGATACACCAACAGGGGTCGATTTAATCAATCGCTATAATTTATCTCAAGTGCAAGGGATATTTTATAAAGCCAGTAAACTAATTTTAAATGCTCATCGCAATGTGCCAGGAGAATATAAGCTGTTATTTCGCTATCTTAAATTGTTTCAACTCATGGCTTATATTGAGGGTGATGCTGACCACGGGTTTACAATTACAGTAGATGGCCCTACCAGTTTATTTACGCCTAGTACGCGTTATGGGTTAGCGATCGCTAAACTGATTCCCGCCTTACTCCATGTTACCAAATGGAGTCTTGCCGCCACATTACAAACCCGTGATGCCTACACAGATACTTGGAGAACAGGCCGATTTACCCTCAATTCAGAATGTGGTTTAGTTTCCCACTACTCTAAAGGTAAACCCTACGATAGTATGCTAGAAGCATCCTTTGCTGATAAATGGGATGCCTTAAAAACAGACTGGATATTAGAACGGGAAGTGGATTTGATTCCCATTCCAGGGAGTGTGATGATTCCCGATTTTCGGCTAGTGCATCCTGATGGACGGGAATTTTTATTAGAAATTGTGGGCTATTGGCGACCAGAATATTTACAAAAGAAATTTTACCAGGTGCGCCGCTCTGGTTGTGATAATTTGATTTTGGCTATTTCTGAAAGGTTAAATTTAGAAAAAGCAGGTATTAAGTTAGATGATGTTCCGGCAAGAATTGTGTGGTTTAAAGATAAATTATTGCCAAAATCTGTGTTATCAGTTATTGAATGA
- a CDS encoding DEAD/DEAH box helicase family protein encodes MPRTPTLTFDRGTLILHPPPRSKAWMDYATWDDRVEKFRIPGIKYRTVVETLQAEDIYFIDEAKEFYPVDLVASLEMQPYPHQSEALAAWKLAGRQGVVVLPTAAGKTYLAQMAMQATPRTTLIVVPTLDLMHQWYAHLVSAFPDAEVGLLGGGSRDRTAILVATYDSAAIHAEALGNKYALIVFDECHHLPTDFNRVIAEYAIAPYRLGLSATPERTDGKHADLNILIGPEVYRKRAEDLAGKALAEHEIVQIKVKLSQHERERYNNLIQIRNDFLRQAKVSLGSIQGWQMFVQMSARSQSGRRAMLAHREAKEIALGTDGKLRILANLLAKHYPERLLIFTADNATVYKISQDLLIPAITHQTPVKERHEILTKFREGEYNTLVASHVLNEGVDVPAASIAIILSGTGSTREYIQRLGRILRKGNTPNKQAILYEVIAEDTSEENTSARRRGEDKKANLKVVYGSGQPNVAKAAEQLDINYVVDNSPDKNNQGNATNRPTKPSPKRRRNNSQETEDR; translated from the coding sequence ATGCCTCGTACTCCCACCTTAACGTTTGATCGCGGTACACTAATTTTACATCCACCACCACGGAGTAAAGCTTGGATGGACTATGCCACTTGGGATGATAGGGTAGAAAAATTCCGCATTCCAGGGATAAAATATCGTACTGTAGTGGAAACACTGCAAGCTGAAGACATTTATTTCATCGATGAAGCCAAAGAATTTTACCCTGTAGATTTAGTTGCGAGTTTAGAAATGCAACCCTACCCCCATCAGAGTGAAGCTTTAGCAGCTTGGAAACTAGCGGGAAGACAGGGGGTTGTGGTGCTACCTACGGCGGCGGGAAAGACTTATTTAGCCCAGATGGCGATGCAGGCGACACCACGGACAACGTTAATTGTTGTGCCAACCTTAGATTTAATGCACCAGTGGTATGCTCATTTGGTATCGGCGTTTCCTGATGCGGAGGTGGGGTTACTGGGGGGTGGTTCACGGGATAGGACGGCGATTTTGGTAGCCACCTATGACAGTGCAGCTATTCACGCCGAAGCTTTGGGGAATAAGTATGCTTTGATTGTGTTTGATGAGTGTCATCACTTACCTACAGATTTTAACCGAGTGATTGCCGAATATGCGATCGCACCCTATCGTTTAGGACTATCGGCTACCCCAGAACGCACCGATGGGAAACACGCAGATTTAAATATTTTGATTGGGCCAGAAGTCTATCGCAAACGTGCTGAAGATTTAGCAGGGAAGGCTTTAGCTGAACATGAAATAGTCCAAATTAAGGTGAAGCTATCACAGCATGAGCGCGAAAGATACAACAATTTAATTCAAATTCGCAATGATTTTCTACGCCAAGCTAAGGTTTCCTTGGGGAGTATACAAGGTTGGCAGATGTTTGTGCAGATGAGTGCGCGATCGCAATCTGGGCGTAGAGCTATGTTAGCGCACCGAGAAGCTAAAGAAATCGCTCTTGGTACTGATGGCAAGTTACGCATTTTAGCTAATTTGCTCGCCAAACATTACCCGGAACGATTGTTAATTTTTACTGCTGATAATGCCACGGTTTATAAAATTTCTCAAGATTTATTAATTCCCGCCATTACTCATCAAACACCAGTCAAAGAAAGACATGAAATATTAACTAAATTTCGGGAAGGTGAATATAATACTTTGGTGGCTTCCCATGTGTTGAATGAAGGGGTTGATGTTCCGGCTGCTTCTATAGCAATTATTCTATCTGGGACTGGCTCAACTAGAGAATATATTCAACGCTTAGGGAGAATTTTACGCAAAGGAAATACTCCCAATAAACAAGCAATCCTCTATGAAGTAATAGCAGAAGATACGAGCGAAGAAAATACTTCAGCACGGCGGCGCGGTGAGGATAAAAAAGCGAACTTAAAAGTTGTTTATGGTAGTGGTCAGCCAAATGTTGCTAAAGCTGCGGAACAATTAGATATCAATTATGTAGTCGATAATTCACCAGATAAAAATAACCAGGGAAATGCTACCAACAGACCTACTAAGCCATCGCCTAAACGGAGAAGAAATAATTCCCAAGAGACTGAAGATAGATAA